A region of Lathamus discolor isolate bLatDis1 chromosome 14, bLatDis1.hap1, whole genome shotgun sequence DNA encodes the following proteins:
- the LOC136022130 gene encoding maestro heat-like repeat-containing protein family member 7 gives MEEEYTGHMKSIQAFLQSPAKEEAEKVEFLRAVSSLCRAPRDQGFLEKLKEFCEQYEVVENIKALVEDEPMEHLDTAVRQQAMLTLAQMSNVEMLLRSEKESLLNSCFRKVFFLPPITTRQGQDSFLYSKTLDAMDILLESFVLSSPGSRAVWRILQMLLPFTDIKHATVCERAVARIGKLADLMASSSSVQIWNLLGHDDSSSHHGIIGDRFLGQLLGCLIVCSTSKIWNIQKEAWDALQHLFGFIQQKKRTTSPEDDAEHPQGGGKRKAGKPSLLSVSSTRSIAQAFGEYLHPQDKTVIVLRAIGAMTDSCVCDKEELISILNVAMTEPASWLTEVPMVSSSIWKYLPDISGASARRSLNLLLLSMVEQNPREMILSLMAISPACDRY, from the exons ATGGAGGAGGAATACACTGGACACATGAAGTCTATCCAGGCcttcctgcagagcccagcgaAG GAGGAGGCTGAGAAGGTGGAATTCCTGCGGGCCGTctccagcctctgcagagcTCCCCGGGACCAGGGCTTCTTAGAGAAACTAAAGGAGTTCTGTGAGCAGTACGAGGTGGTAGAGAACATCAAG GCGCTGGTGGAAGATGAGCCCATGGAGCACCTGGACACAGCGGTGCGGCAGCAAGCCATGCTGACCCTCGCCCAGATGAG cAACGTGGAGATGCTATTGAGGAGCGAGAAGGAAAGCCTTTTAAACTCTTGCTTTAGGAAggtcttctttcttccccccatcACTACCAGGCAGGGCCAAGACAGCTTTCTCTACTCGAAG ACCCTGGATGCCATGGACATCCTGCTGGAGAGCTTTGTGCTCAGCTCCCCGGGCTCCAGGGCCGTGTGGAGAATCTTGCAG ATGCTGCTGCCCTTCACCGACATCAAGCACGCGACTGTGTGTGAACGGGCTGTGGCGAGGATCGGCAAGCTGGCCGATCTGATGGCCAGCTCTTCCTCAGTGCAG ATCTGGAACTTGCTTGGACATGACGACAGCTCTTCCCATCACGGCATTATCGGTGACCGCTTCCTGGGACAGCTGCTGGGATGTCTCATTGTTTGCTCCACTAGCAAGATCTGGAACATCCAGAAGGAGGCTTGGGATGCTCTTCAGCACCTCTTTGGATTCATCCAGCAGAAAAAAC GCACGACGTCACCAGAGGATGACGCAGAGCATCCCCAGggtggagggaaaaggaaagctgggaaaccctcccttctttctgtgTCCAGCACGAGGAGCATTGCACAG gCATTTGGGGAATACCTCCACCCTCAGGATAAGACAGTCATCGTCCTCAGGGCCATAGGGGCCATGACAGACTCCTGCGTATGTGACAAGGAGGAGCTGATCAGCATCCTGAACGTGGCCATGACAGAACCTGCCTCCTGGCTGACAGAG GTGCCGATGGTCTCGAGCTCCATCTGGAAGTACCTGCCGGACATCAGCGGAGCATCAGCCCGGCGCAGCCTGAACTTGCTGCTTCTAAGCATGGTGGAGCAGAACCCCAGGGAGATGATCCTGAGCCTTATGGCTATCTCTCCAGCATGTGATAGGTACTGA